The Candidatus Tiamatella incendiivivens genome includes a region encoding these proteins:
- a CDS encoding DUF1512 domain-containing protein has translation MTTDGTSLADWISAISQLAFLLIFVLLFVGANQRFQMYLWGKEVRASLGIFYKYYTEAEEKTRDMLVRNGAKRPKTIVDRIKDYVTISPVDIEPTDIIRRLDHILTTERNHIKELLLKEMPERDKSIRYKIETSLEITYALNMIYKIVRHYLITSEKTNNYILLMQLKLILPQILKIAESYRKALDDFAKGAPIGDAIGPLIAHRIARFNGTPEWINIDEDTVASLVEFENRKIILVKASGPESNVGRPGVAIEEIIEKDLFKTGKPRLLITVDAALKLEGEDTGSVAEGVGAAIGDPGPEKIRIERVATKYGIPLRTVIIKMGMEEAIYAMREEIYKGGVEALNRIKTILKEETQNGDVVLLAGIGNSMGVSQ, from the coding sequence ATGACAACAGATGGAACAAGCTTAGCCGACTGGATTTCAGCTATAAGCCAGCTTGCATTCCTCCTTATATTCGTATTACTGTTCGTTGGGGCCAACCAGAGGTTCCAAATGTATTTATGGGGTAAGGAAGTGAGAGCATCCCTCGGAATATTCTATAAATACTACACTGAGGCTGAAGAGAAAACCCGGGACATGCTTGTTCGGAATGGCGCCAAGAGGCCTAAAACCATAGTCGATAGAATAAAGGATTATGTGACAATTTCACCAGTAGATATAGAGCCGACAGACATTATTAGAAGACTAGATCATATATTAACGACAGAAAGAAACCATATAAAAGAACTCCTACTTAAGGAAATGCCGGAAAGGGATAAAAGCATTCGATATAAAATTGAAACCTCTCTGGAAATCACATATGCACTAAACATGATATACAAGATCGTGAGGCACTATTTAATAACAAGCGAGAAAACCAACAACTATATACTACTAATGCAGCTCAAACTCATTCTACCTCAAATACTCAAGATAGCAGAAAGCTATCGAAAAGCACTAGACGATTTTGCAAAAGGAGCTCCCATAGGCGACGCCATAGGCCCCTTAATAGCACACAGAATAGCTCGATTTAATGGAACACCTGAATGGATAAACATAGATGAAGACACTGTAGCCTCGCTCGTAGAATTCGAAAACCGTAAAATCATACTAGTAAAGGCTAGTGGCCCAGAATCGAATGTAGGTAGACCTGGGGTGGCTATAGAAGAGATAATAGAAAAAGACCTATTCAAAACGGGAAAACCGAGACTGTTAATCACGGTTGATGCTGCATTAAAGCTAGAAGGAGAAGACACAGGTTCTGTAGCTGAAGGTGTCGGAGCAGCAATAGGTGATCCAGGGCCTGAGAAAATCAGGATTGAAAGAGTAGCAACGAAATATGGAATACCTCTTAGAACAGTTATAATAAAGATGGGAATGGAGGAGGCGATATACGCCATGAGAGAAGAGATATACAAAGGCGGTGTTGAAGCATTGAATAGGATAAAGACCATTCTAAAAGAAGAGACTCAGAATGGTGATGTTGTTTTACTGGCAGGCATAGGAAACAGTATGGGGGTATCACAGTAG
- the map gene encoding type II methionyl aminopeptidase, translated as MSELEEEVIKKYLRAGEIAREVREYSDKIVKPGEKALNVCLELERKIIDMGGKLAFPCNISINEVAAHFTPLYNDTTIIPPDAVVKVDLGVHIDGYIADTAKTIDLSDKHVLLLEASKEALEKAIKTLKPGVKAFEIGLAIEHVIKNYGFKPVRNLTGHSIDRYRIHAGLSIPNYGDRFAVFKINKDMTIAIEPFATNGKGLTREGKIANIYSLAKTNPRKLDRESREVFDYISQEYKTLPFTPRWLVPVFGEKTVEHAMRVLIKTKTLYVYPILVEVGRGLVSQFEHTILLTKDGKMVTTA; from the coding sequence TTGAGTGAATTGGAAGAGGAAGTGATAAAAAAATACTTGAGAGCCGGGGAAATAGCGAGGGAAGTACGAGAGTACTCTGACAAAATCGTAAAACCTGGTGAGAAAGCATTAAACGTTTGTTTAGAACTTGAGAGAAAGATTATAGACATGGGCGGTAAACTGGCGTTTCCATGTAATATATCCATCAACGAGGTAGCAGCACATTTCACTCCTTTATATAACGATACCACAATTATTCCACCGGATGCTGTTGTAAAAGTGGATCTCGGCGTTCATATAGATGGATATATAGCAGATACTGCCAAAACCATAGATTTATCAGATAAACACGTTCTTCTCCTCGAAGCCTCTAAAGAGGCCCTTGAAAAAGCTATTAAAACATTGAAACCAGGCGTGAAAGCGTTTGAGATAGGCTTAGCTATAGAGCATGTTATAAAGAACTATGGGTTTAAACCGGTAAGAAACCTAACAGGACATAGCATCGACCGATATAGAATACATGCTGGTCTCTCTATCCCAAACTATGGAGACAGGTTTGCTGTCTTCAAAATAAATAAAGACATGACCATAGCCATAGAACCGTTCGCAACAAATGGGAAAGGTTTAACGAGAGAGGGGAAAATAGCTAATATTTACTCACTGGCAAAAACGAACCCACGTAAACTGGATCGAGAATCACGAGAAGTCTTCGACTATATTTCACAGGAATATAAAACCCTTCCATTCACACCCAGATGGCTTGTCCCTGTTTTCGGAGAGAAGACTGTTGAACACGCTATGAGAGTTTTAATAAAAACTAAAACCCTTTATGTCTACCCTATTCTGGTTGAGGTGGGTAGAGGATTAGTATCCCAATTCGAGCATACTATCTTGCTTACAAAAGATGGTAAAATGGTTACCACTGCGTGA
- the rpsJ gene encoding 30S ribosomal protein S10 produces MVNKVRIWLWSPNVNSLRHVEEQIRKISEKTGARMRGPIPLPTKRLKVPVFRLPHGEGSKHWEHWEMRIHKRLIDIVADERVMKQIMRVRVPKDVYIEIKIV; encoded by the coding sequence ATGGTAAACAAAGTCAGAATATGGCTGTGGAGTCCTAATGTAAATAGTCTAAGACATGTTGAAGAGCAGATAAGGAAGATATCAGAGAAAACGGGTGCTAGGATGAGAGGCCCTATACCGCTTCCCACGAAGAGACTGAAGGTACCGGTATTCCGATTGCCTCATGGTGAAGGGTCGAAACACTGGGAGCATTGGGAAATGAGGATACATAAGAGGTTAATTGATATAGTAGCTGATGAAAGAGTGATGAAGCAAATAATGAGGGTAAGGGTACCAAAGGATGTCTATATAGAAATTAAGATAGTTTAA
- the tuf gene encoding translation elongation factor EF-1 subunit alpha, protein MAEKSHMNLVVIGHVDHGKSTLVGHLLFRLGFVDEKKIKELEEAARAKGKESFKFAWLLDKLKEERERGVTIDLTFMKFETRKYYFTIIDAPGHRDFIKNMITGASQADTAVVVVSARKGEFEAGMSPEGQTREHLLLAKTMGIDKVVVAINKMDATDPPYSQKRYEQVVSILKKFMKGLGYDIDKIAYVPVSAWTGANLIERDPNMPWYNGPTLVEALDQIEPPAKPVDKPLRIPIQNVLQVPGVGVVPVGRVETGVLKVGDKLVFMPIGKIGEVRSIEMHYTKLEKAEPGDNIGFNVRGITKKDVKRGDVVGHPNTPPTVAEEFTAQIFVIWHPSAITVGYTPVIHVHTASVASRIVEIVAKVDPRTGKVLEEHPDFLKQGDAAIVRFKPIKPLVIEKYSDFPPLGRFAMRDMNKTIGIGIVKDVKPTTVEIK, encoded by the coding sequence ATGGCAGAGAAATCTCACATGAACCTGGTGGTAATAGGCCACGTAGACCATGGTAAGAGCACCCTAGTAGGTCATCTGCTTTTCCGTCTAGGGTTCGTTGACGAGAAAAAAATTAAAGAACTAGAAGAAGCTGCAAGAGCTAAAGGAAAAGAATCCTTCAAATTCGCATGGCTACTCGACAAGCTAAAGGAAGAAAGAGAAAGAGGAGTAACAATCGACTTAACCTTCATGAAGTTCGAGACCAGGAAATACTACTTCACAATAATCGACGCTCCTGGACACCGTGATTTCATCAAGAACATGATCACCGGTGCAAGCCAAGCTGATACAGCCGTAGTAGTTGTTTCAGCTAGGAAAGGAGAGTTCGAGGCTGGTATGAGTCCTGAAGGACAGACCAGAGAACATCTATTACTAGCTAAAACCATGGGTATAGATAAAGTTGTAGTTGCAATAAACAAGATGGATGCCACAGACCCGCCATACAGTCAGAAGAGATATGAGCAAGTGGTATCTATACTCAAGAAGTTCATGAAAGGACTCGGATACGATATTGACAAGATAGCCTACGTACCAGTCTCAGCATGGACAGGGGCAAACCTGATAGAGAGAGACCCTAATATGCCGTGGTACAATGGGCCAACTCTAGTAGAAGCACTAGACCAGATCGAGCCTCCAGCAAAGCCTGTGGACAAGCCTTTAAGGATACCTATACAGAATGTGCTCCAAGTGCCTGGAGTAGGTGTAGTACCTGTAGGTAGAGTGGAGACCGGGGTTCTTAAAGTGGGAGATAAACTAGTGTTCATGCCTATAGGTAAGATAGGTGAAGTCAGAAGCATAGAAATGCACTACACAAAACTTGAGAAAGCAGAACCTGGAGACAATATAGGATTCAACGTTAGAGGAATAACAAAGAAAGATGTTAAGAGAGGAGACGTGGTGGGTCATCCAAACACACCGCCGACAGTAGCTGAAGAGTTTACAGCACAAATATTCGTAATATGGCATCCATCAGCCATAACAGTTGGTTACACACCAGTCATCCACGTCCACACAGCAAGTGTAGCATCAAGAATAGTTGAAATAGTGGCGAAAGTGGATCCAAGAACGGGTAAAGTATTAGAGGAGCACCCAGACTTCCTCAAACAGGGTGATGCTGCTATAGTAAGATTCAAGCCAATAAAGCCGCTGGTAATAGAGAAGTACAGTGACTTTCCGCCACTAGGAAGATTCGCAATGAGAGACATGAATAAGACCATAGGAATAGGAATAGTCAAGGACGTAAAACCTACAACTGTAGAAATAAAGTAA
- a CDS encoding 30S ribosomal protein S7: MSNELADVELRADEVRLFSKWSFIGVNVRDPGLKKYISLKPVWLPHTGGRHEHRRFGKAEIPVVERLMNKLMRPGRNGGKKHLAYNIVKTAFDIIYLRTGENPLQILVRAIENSAPREETTRITYGGITYRVSVDVSPQRRVDLALRFIAEGARNCAFNNPKSIEECLSDELLLAASGDLNSHAVKQKEEIERIALSSR, translated from the coding sequence TTGTCTAACGAATTAGCGGATGTAGAGCTTAGAGCTGATGAGGTAAGATTATTCAGTAAATGGAGCTTTATAGGAGTTAATGTCAGAGATCCTGGTCTAAAGAAATACATATCGCTTAAACCCGTATGGCTTCCGCATACAGGGGGCAGGCATGAGCATAGAAGGTTCGGTAAAGCAGAGATACCTGTTGTAGAAAGGTTAATGAACAAGCTGATGCGTCCTGGGAGAAACGGGGGCAAGAAACATTTAGCATATAATATTGTGAAAACAGCGTTTGACATAATATATCTCAGGACAGGTGAAAACCCCTTACAAATACTTGTAAGAGCTATAGAAAATAGTGCACCTCGAGAAGAAACCACGAGAATAACCTACGGTGGAATAACCTATAGAGTATCCGTAGATGTGTCCCCACAAAGAAGAGTTGACTTAGCACTAAGATTCATAGCCGAAGGAGCTAGAAATTGCGCGTTTAACAATCCAAAATCTATCGAGGAGTGTCTATCTGATGAGCTTCTCCTGGCAGCAAGCGGCGATCTTAACAGTCACGCTGTCAAGCAGAAAGAGGAGATAGAGCGTATAGCTCTCAGCTCGAGATAA
- a CDS encoding DUF151 domain-containing protein: MSSSKEKELLEAVDLNTFVVVDKEEFGYVGVINLFLENGKTFTMYYVPLEIVSALNQLDNEELAEEYVVKRESLFDLLPQLEFFKDSAQKTIRRVLIDSLDESTGLYTATIELTFDTVTIQKKMIPSHAIFLAKIAGKPIYIHKSLVEEAGEQS, encoded by the coding sequence ATGAGCTCCTCTAAAGAAAAGGAACTTTTGGAAGCTGTTGATCTTAACACATTCGTTGTAGTAGACAAAGAAGAGTTTGGCTATGTTGGTGTGATAAACCTTTTCTTGGAGAATGGTAAGACATTCACAATGTATTATGTACCCCTAGAAATAGTGTCTGCTCTTAATCAACTAGATAATGAGGAATTGGCTGAGGAGTATGTAGTAAAAAGAGAATCATTATTCGATCTTCTGCCACAGTTAGAGTTCTTTAAAGACAGTGCTCAGAAAACCATAAGGAGAGTATTAATAGACTCTCTAGACGAGTCAACAGGACTGTATACTGCTACCATTGAATTAACCTTTGATACTGTAACTATTCAGAAGAAAATGATCCCCAGTCACGCGATATTCTTAGCGAAAATAGCGGGTAAACCTATTTACATACACAAGTCTCTTGTAGAAGAGGCGGGAGAGCAGAGTTAG
- a CDS encoding 30S ribosomal protein S12: protein MGLFAARKLKKKRLKFRWSQREFKIKMLGLKLKVDPLEGAPMSRGIVLEKVGVEARQPNSALRKAVKVQLVKNNKVVTAFVPWDGGLKMIDEHDEVIIEGIGGPRGRSMGDIPGVRYRVIMVNGVSLKELLKGKKQKPRR from the coding sequence ATGGGATTGTTTGCAGCTAGAAAATTGAAGAAAAAGAGGCTAAAATTCAGGTGGAGTCAAAGGGAGTTCAAGATTAAAATGCTTGGATTAAAACTGAAGGTAGACCCACTAGAAGGGGCGCCTATGTCGAGAGGCATCGTTCTCGAGAAAGTGGGTGTAGAAGCAAGGCAACCTAACTCCGCTCTCAGAAAAGCAGTAAAGGTTCAACTTGTAAAGAACAACAAAGTTGTCACAGCATTCGTACCATGGGATGGAGGCTTAAAGATGATAGACGAACACGATGAAGTTATAATAGAAGGGATTGGCGGGCCTAGAGGAAGATCGATGGGTGACATTCCAGGTGTTAGATATCGGGTGATAATGGTTAACGGAGTTAGCCTGAAAGAACTGCTAAAAGGGAAGAAGCAGAAACCTAGAAGATGA
- a CDS encoding NusA-like transcription termination signal-binding factor: protein MPERKLGPEELRYIALFQSITGTTVLDCIVDEDFNRIIYTVRPEDMGRAIGRKGINVKKLSDLLKKNIEIVEHSDNLENMVKNVFREARVVSINLVERADQKTLYVRVPDTDKGKAIGREGKNLKRARLILKRFFDIDKIVVTA, encoded by the coding sequence GTGCCTGAACGGAAGCTTGGACCCGAAGAACTAAGGTATATTGCCTTATTTCAAAGCATAACTGGCACAACAGTGCTTGATTGCATAGTTGACGAAGACTTCAACAGAATAATCTACACAGTCCGTCCGGAAGATATGGGAAGAGCGATAGGAAGGAAAGGAATCAATGTCAAGAAACTCTCCGATCTATTGAAAAAGAACATAGAGATCGTTGAACACTCTGATAACCTTGAAAACATGGTTAAAAACGTATTCAGAGAGGCAAGGGTAGTTTCCATTAATCTCGTTGAAAGAGCAGACCAGAAGACATTATATGTACGAGTACCCGACACGGATAAAGGGAAGGCTATAGGAAGAGAAGGAAAGAACTTGAAACGAGCACGGCTTATTCTAAAACGCTTTTTTGACATCGATAAAATAGTTGTAACCGCATAA
- a CDS encoding 50S ribosomal protein L30e: protein MASFERELKNLLKTGKFIIGSKESIKMVKNGKAKMIIVAINALPRYKESVKYYAKLGNIPIYEYKGTTVELGALSGKPYPVSMIAVLDEGSSRVLETIEEG, encoded by the coding sequence ATGGCAAGCTTTGAGAGAGAGCTGAAAAACCTGCTCAAAACTGGGAAATTCATTATAGGATCGAAAGAGTCCATTAAAATGGTGAAAAACGGTAAAGCAAAAATGATAATCGTTGCCATAAACGCTTTGCCTAGGTATAAAGAAAGCGTAAAGTACTATGCAAAGCTAGGCAATATACCTATTTATGAGTATAAGGGGACAACAGTTGAACTTGGAGCTCTCTCTGGTAAACCATATCCAGTATCTATGATAGCAGTACTGGATGAGGGCTCTTCCAGGGTATTAGAAACTATCGAGGAGGGTTGA
- the rpoA2 gene encoding DNA-directed RNA polymerase subunit A'', translated as MASKSLKSALVAAEEILPPIIYDELVEKLETSGLDAKKKRVVVEEVVREYLASQIHPGEAVGIVGAQSIGEPGTQMTLRTFHYAGMLEFDVTLGLPRLIEIVDARKKPSTPTMRIYLGEKIRKNLEKAREIARKIEYTTIEKVMSELQKDIVNYTITIIFDKEMMDDKGVTLDDIIPLLKKLKIGEIEITGDKPPTLTIYLNEDIDIRTLSRVEDKIKQTKIKGIKGITKVAIEAEKDREGNLVEYIIVTEGSNLAEILDVKGVDYTRTYTNDITETAQVLGIEAARNIIIREMQDVLEKQGLDVDIRHLMLVADLMTWTGRVKAIGRTGIVGEKNSPLARAAFEETQKHLYRAAARGEIEDFKGITESIVAGKVINVGTGMIILTQEVR; from the coding sequence ATGGCTTCTAAATCATTGAAATCTGCTTTAGTTGCAGCCGAAGAAATACTTCCTCCCATAATATATGATGAACTTGTTGAAAAACTGGAAACGTCTGGATTAGACGCGAAAAAGAAAAGAGTCGTCGTAGAGGAGGTAGTTAGAGAATATTTAGCAAGCCAGATACATCCTGGTGAAGCTGTTGGAATAGTAGGGGCTCAATCGATAGGTGAACCCGGTACACAGATGACGCTGAGAACATTCCACTATGCTGGCATGCTAGAGTTTGACGTCACACTAGGTCTTCCTAGGCTGATCGAAATAGTTGACGCTAGAAAGAAACCCTCCACACCAACAATGAGAATATATCTAGGTGAAAAGATAAGGAAAAACCTGGAAAAAGCCAGAGAAATAGCGAGAAAGATAGAATATACCACCATTGAGAAAGTTATGAGTGAACTTCAGAAAGATATTGTAAACTATACTATAACCATAATATTTGATAAGGAAATGATGGATGATAAAGGCGTTACACTAGACGACATCATACCACTTCTCAAGAAACTCAAAATAGGAGAAATAGAGATAACAGGCGATAAGCCGCCAACACTAACAATATACCTAAACGAAGATATAGATATACGTACCTTGAGTAGGGTTGAGGATAAAATAAAGCAAACCAAAATAAAGGGAATAAAAGGAATAACAAAAGTTGCCATAGAAGCAGAAAAAGATAGAGAAGGAAACTTAGTTGAATATATAATAGTAACTGAAGGATCTAACTTAGCTGAGATCCTCGATGTAAAAGGAGTAGATTATACTAGAACATACACTAATGATATTACAGAAACAGCACAAGTTCTCGGTATAGAGGCTGCTAGGAACATAATTATCAGAGAAATGCAAGATGTGCTAGAGAAACAGGGTCTAGACGTAGATATAAGACACCTTATGTTAGTAGCAGACCTAATGACTTGGACTGGTAGAGTCAAAGCTATTGGTAGAACAGGTATAGTAGGAGAGAAAAATAGTCCACTGGCAAGAGCGGCTTTCGAGGAGACTCAGAAACATCTGTATAGAGCAGCTGCTAGAGGGGAGATAGAAGACTTTAAGGGAATAACCGAGTCCATTGTAGCTGGTAAGGTTATAAATGTGGGTACTGGTATGATTATCCTTACACAGGAAGTGCGGTAG
- the rpoA1 gene encoding DNA-directed RNA polymerase subunit A' — translation MRFEDYVIDGIKFGIISPDEARKLSRVALVTDKLYDEELPVRGGPRDPHMGAIEPGERCPVCGNPPSTCPGHFGHIELAAPVIHVGFVSMINDMLKSTCRSCGRILLPQDEIKRDLELYRKLKVKWPRLAKDLVKNVIQKAAKTPKCPHCGEQQYKIILDKPYKFYEERPEGRIFLNPHEVRQRLEMIPDEHAELLGLDPEYARPEWMVLTVLLVPPLPVRTPISLETGIRSEDDLTHILVTIIRANNDLKNIIMSGAPQSIVEERWNVLQYNVSILFDNELPGVPVARHRNLRPLKGIVQRLKGKEGRFRGNLSGKRVNYSARTVISPDPLISIDEVGVPEEIAKTLTIAEHVTPFNIEKLRKRVLNGPNKWPGANYVVRDDGRKIDLRFFKDRKALAESLRPGYIVERHLEDGDIVLFNRQPSLHRMSMMAHIVRVFPGKTFRLNLLVCPPYNADFDGDEMNLHALRLPEAIAEAYELMLVEKHILSPRYGGPIIGGGQDYVSGAYLLTSKTTLLTRDNVEFILSVTGYRGELPEPAIIRPEEYWTGKQIISLFLPKGFSFQGKAKINSGKLECSSPDCFFDSYIVIRNGELLEGVFDKKAVGAQQSENVVHHMIKEYGESFVREFFDKVFKTFIRMLELKGFTMTLSDVEIPPEAKEKVEQVIEETYTSVDELIKQYQEGILEPIPGRTIEETLELKIIQTLNEGRERAGKEAIEYLDPFNNVFIMARTGARGSDVNITNMAVMLGQQVVRGKRITRGYRGRTLSHFEKGDLSPESRGFVKNNFRSGLNPLETFFHAAAGREGLVDTAVKTSQSGYMQRRLINALMDLRVTYDGTVRDSEGNIVQFSYGEDLVDPMRSMHGKSVDIGRIIEKYKEV, via the coding sequence TTGAGGTTTGAAGACTATGTTATTGATGGAATCAAATTCGGTATCATAAGCCCGGATGAAGCTAGAAAACTAAGCAGAGTAGCACTAGTTACCGACAAATTATACGACGAGGAGCTTCCTGTTAGAGGAGGACCCAGGGACCCTCACATGGGTGCCATAGAGCCAGGTGAAAGGTGCCCTGTATGTGGTAATCCCCCATCTACTTGTCCAGGCCACTTTGGTCATATAGAACTGGCTGCACCAGTTATTCACGTCGGATTTGTTAGCATGATAAATGATATGTTGAAATCAACCTGTAGATCTTGTGGAAGGATACTTCTCCCTCAAGATGAAATTAAACGCGACTTAGAGTTATACAGGAAACTGAAAGTGAAATGGCCTCGACTAGCCAAAGACTTGGTTAAAAACGTTATACAGAAAGCGGCAAAAACCCCTAAATGCCCACATTGTGGGGAGCAGCAATACAAGATCATACTAGATAAACCATATAAGTTCTATGAGGAGAGACCTGAAGGAAGAATTTTCCTGAACCCTCACGAGGTAAGGCAAAGGCTTGAAATGATACCTGATGAACACGCTGAACTACTAGGATTAGATCCTGAATATGCCCGTCCTGAATGGATGGTCCTTACAGTCCTACTCGTACCACCGTTACCCGTCCGTACTCCAATATCCCTAGAGACTGGAATTAGAAGCGAGGATGATTTAACGCATATTCTTGTCACTATTATACGCGCCAATAACGATCTCAAGAACATTATCATGAGCGGTGCACCTCAAAGCATCGTCGAAGAGAGATGGAATGTTCTCCAATACAATGTCTCTATTCTCTTCGACAACGAATTGCCAGGTGTTCCGGTTGCAAGACATAGGAATCTTAGGCCGCTTAAAGGGATAGTTCAAAGGCTTAAAGGCAAGGAAGGCAGGTTCAGAGGTAATCTCTCCGGTAAGAGGGTTAATTATTCAGCAAGAACTGTAATTTCACCAGATCCTCTAATAAGTATAGATGAGGTAGGTGTGCCAGAAGAAATAGCAAAAACTCTTACAATAGCAGAACACGTCACTCCCTTCAACATCGAGAAACTAAGGAAACGAGTTCTAAACGGCCCGAACAAGTGGCCAGGTGCGAATTATGTAGTAAGGGATGACGGTAGGAAAATCGACCTCAGATTCTTCAAGGACAGGAAAGCTTTAGCGGAAAGCCTCAGACCCGGCTATATTGTTGAAAGACATTTGGAAGACGGGGATATAGTGTTATTCAACAGACAACCTAGTCTTCACAGAATGTCAATGATGGCCCATATAGTCAGAGTCTTCCCGGGCAAAACTTTCAGACTAAACCTTCTCGTCTGTCCACCGTACAACGCTGACTTTGACGGTGATGAAATGAACTTACACGCATTACGATTACCAGAGGCTATAGCTGAGGCATATGAATTAATGCTAGTGGAGAAGCATATATTATCACCTAGATACGGAGGGCCAATAATAGGAGGCGGCCAGGATTATGTTAGCGGTGCTTATCTTCTGACAAGCAAGACAACACTACTTACGAGGGACAATGTCGAATTTATATTATCAGTAACTGGTTATCGCGGAGAACTGCCTGAACCAGCTATTATTAGACCAGAAGAATACTGGACTGGAAAGCAAATAATTAGCTTGTTTTTGCCTAAAGGATTTAGTTTCCAAGGAAAAGCCAAGATCAACTCGGGTAAACTCGAATGTAGTAGTCCTGATTGCTTCTTCGATTCCTATATAGTGATAAGGAACGGTGAACTTCTGGAGGGTGTATTCGATAAGAAAGCGGTTGGAGCACAACAATCGGAAAATGTAGTGCATCATATGATCAAAGAATACGGAGAATCTTTTGTTAGAGAATTCTTTGACAAGGTATTCAAAACGTTTATCAGAATGCTAGAGCTTAAAGGGTTTACAATGACTCTAAGTGACGTTGAGATACCTCCGGAAGCTAAGGAGAAGGTTGAGCAAGTTATCGAAGAAACATACACAAGCGTAGATGAGCTTATAAAACAATACCAAGAGGGTATACTAGAACCTATACCTGGAAGAACAATAGAAGAAACTCTGGAGCTAAAGATAATTCAGACGCTCAACGAGGGCAGAGAACGTGCAGGAAAAGAAGCCATTGAATACCTCGACCCGTTTAATAATGTTTTTATAATGGCGCGTACCGGGGCGAGAGGCTCAGATGTTAACATAACCAACATGGCCGTAATGCTAGGTCAACAGGTAGTCAGAGGCAAGCGAATAACAAGAGGGTACAGAGGTAGAACATTATCACACTTCGAAAAAGGAGACTTAAGCCCTGAGAGCAGAGGTTTCGTTAAAAACAACTTCAGATCAGGTTTGAATCCTCTTGAGACATTCTTCCATGCGGCTGCTGGAAGAGAAGGTCTAGTGGATACTGCAGTAAAGACCAGTCAAAGCGGTTACATGCAGAGAAGACTTATCAACGCATTGATGGATCTACGTGTAACCTATGATGGAACTGTTAGAGACAGCGAAGGTAATATTGTACAATTCTCCTACGGGGAAGACCTAGTGGATCCTATGAGATCGATGCATGGAAAATCTGTCGATATAGGCAGGATAATCGAGAAATACAAGGAGGTGTAA